A single Cyprinus carpio isolate SPL01 chromosome A20, ASM1834038v1, whole genome shotgun sequence DNA region contains:
- the LOC109050328 gene encoding NADH dehydrogenase [ubiquinone] 1 alpha subcomplex assembly factor 4-like — MPSVKMGSRVTRLIRNFNVENRAHQEISKAKPKAAPRHPSSSSFPQEDIPATSISEEIRQRNDPLLSMLKDVYVESKDPVSQGEAGPVVKKVEQETPRRALKYSLPGDTYGFFDVTDVPKGKLSLVEALTALNNHKRMPKTWTPEKLAQEYSLDPKDAKALTDFFFPFDVKIIPPKIEDTKQIKDS, encoded by the exons ATGCCCTCTGTAAAGATGGGCTCGAGAGTAACACGCCTGATCAGAAACTTTAATGTAGAGAATCGCGCTCACCAAGAAATAAGCAAGGCAAAACCTAAAGCTGCACCACGACATCCATCATCGAGCAGTTTTCCACAAGAAGACATTCCGG CCACCAGCATTTCAGAAGAGATTCGCCAGAGGAATGATCCACTGCTGTCAATGCTCAAGGACGTTTATGTGGAGTCTAAAGATCCTGTTTCTCAG GGTGAAGCAGGTCCTGTGGTTAAGAAGGTCGAGCAGGAGACGCCGCGCAGGGCGCTGAAGTACAGTCTGCCGGGAGACACCTATGGTTTCTTTGATGTCACTGATGTTCCGAAAGGAAAACTGTCGCTTGTGGAAGCTTTAACTGCCCTGAACAATCACAAACGCATGCCTAAAACATGGACTCCAGAGAAGCTGGCACAGGAGTACTCTCTGGACCCAAAAGATGCCAAAGCACTGAcagatttcttttttccttttgatgTCAAAATCATTCCACCAAAAATAGAGGACACTAAGCAGATTAAGGATTCTTAG
- the LOC109050311 gene encoding tyrosine-protein kinase fynb isoform X2: MGCVQCKDKEAAKLTEDRDTSLSQSGVGYQYGVEPTPQYCPSFSGVSGVTGVTAIPNYNNFHGAGITQGVTVFGGVNTSTQQGTLRTRGGTGVTLFVALYDYEARTEDDLSFRKGEKFQIINSTEGDWWDARSLTTGGTGYIPSNYVAPVDSIQAEDWYFGKLGRKDAERQLLSTGNPRGTYLIRESETTKGAFSLSIRDWDDVKGDHVKHYKIRKLDSGGYYITTRAQFETLQQLVQHYTERAAGLCCRLVVPCHKGMPRLTDLSVKTKDVWEIPRESLQLVKRLGNGQFGEVWMGTWNGNTKVAVKTLKPGTMSPESFLEEAQIMKKLRHDKLVQLYAVVSEEPIYIVTEYMGKGSLLDFLKDGEGRALKLPNLVDMAAQVAAGMAYIERMNYIHRDLRSANILVGDNLVCKIADFGLARLIEDNEYTARQGAKFPIKWTAPEAALYGKFTIKSDVWSFGILLTELVTKGRVPYPGMNNREVLEQVERGYRMPSPQDCPSSLHELMVQCWKKEAEERPTFEYLQAFLEDYFTATEPQYQPGDNL; the protein is encoded by the exons ATGGGCTGTGTGCAATGTAAGGACAAAGAGGCTGCTAAGTTAACCGAGGACCGGGACACCAGCTTGTCTCAGAGCGGAGTAGGTTATCAATATGGTGTCGAACCCACACCACAGTATTGTCCCAGCTTCAGTGGGGTCAGCGGGGTCACTGGGGTCACCGCTATCCCCAACTACAACAACTTCCATGGTGCTGGGATCACGCAGGGCGTGACAGTCTTCGGAGGGGTCAACACATCAACACAGCAAGGAACGCTTCGCACACGAGGAGGCACAG gcgTGACACTGTTTGTTGCTCTCTATGATTATGAGGCACGTACAGAAGATGATCTCAGTTTCAGGAAGGGAGAGAAGTTTCAAATCATCAACAGCAC TGAGGGTGATTGGTGGGACGCCCGATCTCTCACTACAGGAGGAACGGGCTACATTCCCAGCAATTATGTGGCCCCAGTGGACTCAATCCAGGCTGAGGA ctGGTATTTTGGAAAGTTGGGCCGTAAGGATGCAGAAAGGCAGCTTCTTTCCACAGGGAACCCGCGTGGCACCTACCTGATCCGTGAGAGTGAAACCACTAAAG GTGCCTTTTCTTTGTCTATCCGTGACTGGGATGATGTGAAGGGGGACCAcgtaaaacattataaaatccgTAAACTGGACAGTGGAGGATATTACATCACCACTAGAGCTCAGTTTGAGACCCTTCAACAGCTGGTCCAGCATTACACGG AGCGGGCAGCGGGGCTTTGCTGTCGTTTGGTCGTCCCTTGCCACAAAGGGATGCCAAGGCTCACTGACCTGTCTGTCAAAACCAAAGATGTGTGGGAGATTCCACGGGAGTCACTCCAACTCGTAAAGCGCTTGGGCAACGGCCAGTTCGGGGAGGTTTGGATGG GCACATGGAATGGCAACACTAAAGTGGCTGTGAAGACCCTCAAGCCGGGAACCATGTCTCCAGAGTCCTTCCTGGAGGAAGCGCAGATCATGAAGAAACTACGACATGATAAACTAGTGCAGCTCTATGCTGTTGTTTCTGAGGAGCCCATCTACATTGTCACTGAGTATATGGGGAAAG GAAGCCTTCTTGATTTCCTGAAGGATGGGGAGGGACGGGCACTCAAGCTGCCCAACCTCGTCGATATGGCGGCCCAG GTGGCTGCAGGCATGGCCTACATTGAGCGGATGAACTACATTCACAGAGATTTGCGCTCCGCTAACATTCTGGTTGGTGATAACCTGGTGTGTAAGATCGCTGACTTTGGCCTGGCCAGACTCATTGAAGACAATGAGTACACTGCCCGACAAG GGGCAAAATTCCCTATTAAGTGGACGGCTCCAGAAGCAGCTCTTTATGGGAAGTTCACCATTAAATCCGATGTTTGGTCTTTTGGAATCTTGCTTACGGAGCTGGTCACTAAAGGCAGAGTTCCATATCCAG GGATGAATAACAGAGAGGTACTGGAACAAGTGGAGCGTGGCTACCGGATGCCGAGTCCCCAGGACTGCCCGAGCTCTCTACACGAGCTGATGGTTCAGTGCTGGAAGAAGGAAGCTGAAGAGCGGCCCACTTTCGAGTACCTGCAGGCCTTCCTTGAGGATTACTTCACTGCAACCGAACCTCAATATCAGCCCGGAGACAACCTCTAA
- the LOC109050311 gene encoding tyrosine-protein kinase fynb isoform X1 gives MGCVQCKDKEAAKLTEDRDTSLSQSGVGYQYGVEPTPQYCPSFSGVSGVTGVTAIPNYNNFHGAGITQGVTVFGGVNTSTQQGTLRTRGGTGVTLFVALYDYEARTEDDLSFRKGEKFQIINSTEGDWWDARSLTTGGTGYIPSNYVAPVDSIQAEDWYFGKLGRKDAERQLLSTGNPRGTYLIRESETTKGAFSLSIRDWDDVKGDHVKHYKIRKLDSGGYYITTRAQFETLQQLVQHYTERAAGLCCRLVVPCHKGMPRLTDLSVKTKDVWEIPRESLQLVKRLGNGQFGEVWMESGDGLCFQLTGVCMVYIPDTVGLSHDSWEVARESLMLDRKLGAGCFADVWCGTWNGNTKVAVKTLKPGTMSPESFLEEAQIMKKLRHDKLVQLYAVVSEEPIYIVTEYMGKGSLLDFLKDGEGRALKLPNLVDMAAQVAAGMAYIERMNYIHRDLRSANILVGDNLVCKIADFGLARLIEDNEYTARQGAKFPIKWTAPEAALYGKFTIKSDVWSFGILLTELVTKGRVPYPGMNNREVLEQVERGYRMPSPQDCPSSLHELMVQCWKKEAEERPTFEYLQAFLEDYFTATEPQYQPGDNL, from the exons ATGGGCTGTGTGCAATGTAAGGACAAAGAGGCTGCTAAGTTAACCGAGGACCGGGACACCAGCTTGTCTCAGAGCGGAGTAGGTTATCAATATGGTGTCGAACCCACACCACAGTATTGTCCCAGCTTCAGTGGGGTCAGCGGGGTCACTGGGGTCACCGCTATCCCCAACTACAACAACTTCCATGGTGCTGGGATCACGCAGGGCGTGACAGTCTTCGGAGGGGTCAACACATCAACACAGCAAGGAACGCTTCGCACACGAGGAGGCACAG gcgTGACACTGTTTGTTGCTCTCTATGATTATGAGGCACGTACAGAAGATGATCTCAGTTTCAGGAAGGGAGAGAAGTTTCAAATCATCAACAGCAC TGAGGGTGATTGGTGGGACGCCCGATCTCTCACTACAGGAGGAACGGGCTACATTCCCAGCAATTATGTGGCCCCAGTGGACTCAATCCAGGCTGAGGA ctGGTATTTTGGAAAGTTGGGCCGTAAGGATGCAGAAAGGCAGCTTCTTTCCACAGGGAACCCGCGTGGCACCTACCTGATCCGTGAGAGTGAAACCACTAAAG GTGCCTTTTCTTTGTCTATCCGTGACTGGGATGATGTGAAGGGGGACCAcgtaaaacattataaaatccgTAAACTGGACAGTGGAGGATATTACATCACCACTAGAGCTCAGTTTGAGACCCTTCAACAGCTGGTCCAGCATTACACGG AGCGGGCAGCGGGGCTTTGCTGTCGTTTGGTCGTCCCTTGCCACAAAGGGATGCCAAGGCTCACTGACCTGTCTGTCAAAACCAAAGATGTGTGGGAGATTCCACGGGAGTCACTCCAACTCGTAAAGCGCTTGGGCAACGGCCAGTTCGGGGAGGTTTGGATGG AGAGTGGAGATGGTTTGTGCTTTCAATTAACGGGTGTGTGCATGGTCTACATCCCTGATACGGTGGGACTTAGCCATGATTCCTGGGAAGTCGCCCGTGAGTCTCTGATGCTGGACAGGAAGCTGGGGGCCGGGTGTTTTGCTGATGTTTGGTGTG GCACATGGAATGGCAACACTAAAGTGGCTGTGAAGACCCTCAAGCCGGGAACCATGTCTCCAGAGTCCTTCCTGGAGGAAGCGCAGATCATGAAGAAACTACGACATGATAAACTAGTGCAGCTCTATGCTGTTGTTTCTGAGGAGCCCATCTACATTGTCACTGAGTATATGGGGAAAG GAAGCCTTCTTGATTTCCTGAAGGATGGGGAGGGACGGGCACTCAAGCTGCCCAACCTCGTCGATATGGCGGCCCAG GTGGCTGCAGGCATGGCCTACATTGAGCGGATGAACTACATTCACAGAGATTTGCGCTCCGCTAACATTCTGGTTGGTGATAACCTGGTGTGTAAGATCGCTGACTTTGGCCTGGCCAGACTCATTGAAGACAATGAGTACACTGCCCGACAAG GGGCAAAATTCCCTATTAAGTGGACGGCTCCAGAAGCAGCTCTTTATGGGAAGTTCACCATTAAATCCGATGTTTGGTCTTTTGGAATCTTGCTTACGGAGCTGGTCACTAAAGGCAGAGTTCCATATCCAG GGATGAATAACAGAGAGGTACTGGAACAAGTGGAGCGTGGCTACCGGATGCCGAGTCCCCAGGACTGCCCGAGCTCTCTACACGAGCTGATGGTTCAGTGCTGGAAGAAGGAAGCTGAAGAGCGGCCCACTTTCGAGTACCTGCAGGCCTTCCTTGAGGATTACTTCACTGCAACCGAACCTCAATATCAGCCCGGAGACAACCTCTAA
- the LOC109050311 gene encoding tyrosine-protein kinase fynb isoform X3: MGCVQCKDKEAAKLTEDRDTSLSQSGVGYQYGVEPTPQYCPSFSGVSGVTGVTAIPNYNNFHGAGITQGVTVFGGVNTSTQQGTLRTRGGTGVTLFVALYDYEARTEDDLSFRKGEKFQIINSTEGDWWDARSLTTGGTGYIPSNYVAPVDSIQAEDWYFGKLGRKDAERQLLSTGNPRGTYLIRESETTKGAFSLSIRDWDDVKGDHVKHYKIRKLDSGGYYITTRAQFETLQQLVQHYTESGDGLCFQLTGVCMVYIPDTVGLSHDSWEVARESLMLDRKLGAGCFADVWCGTWNGNTKVAVKTLKPGTMSPESFLEEAQIMKKLRHDKLVQLYAVVSEEPIYIVTEYMGKGSLLDFLKDGEGRALKLPNLVDMAAQVAAGMAYIERMNYIHRDLRSANILVGDNLVCKIADFGLARLIEDNEYTARQGAKFPIKWTAPEAALYGKFTIKSDVWSFGILLTELVTKGRVPYPGMNNREVLEQVERGYRMPSPQDCPSSLHELMVQCWKKEAEERPTFEYLQAFLEDYFTATEPQYQPGDNL; the protein is encoded by the exons ATGGGCTGTGTGCAATGTAAGGACAAAGAGGCTGCTAAGTTAACCGAGGACCGGGACACCAGCTTGTCTCAGAGCGGAGTAGGTTATCAATATGGTGTCGAACCCACACCACAGTATTGTCCCAGCTTCAGTGGGGTCAGCGGGGTCACTGGGGTCACCGCTATCCCCAACTACAACAACTTCCATGGTGCTGGGATCACGCAGGGCGTGACAGTCTTCGGAGGGGTCAACACATCAACACAGCAAGGAACGCTTCGCACACGAGGAGGCACAG gcgTGACACTGTTTGTTGCTCTCTATGATTATGAGGCACGTACAGAAGATGATCTCAGTTTCAGGAAGGGAGAGAAGTTTCAAATCATCAACAGCAC TGAGGGTGATTGGTGGGACGCCCGATCTCTCACTACAGGAGGAACGGGCTACATTCCCAGCAATTATGTGGCCCCAGTGGACTCAATCCAGGCTGAGGA ctGGTATTTTGGAAAGTTGGGCCGTAAGGATGCAGAAAGGCAGCTTCTTTCCACAGGGAACCCGCGTGGCACCTACCTGATCCGTGAGAGTGAAACCACTAAAG GTGCCTTTTCTTTGTCTATCCGTGACTGGGATGATGTGAAGGGGGACCAcgtaaaacattataaaatccgTAAACTGGACAGTGGAGGATATTACATCACCACTAGAGCTCAGTTTGAGACCCTTCAACAGCTGGTCCAGCATTACACGG AGAGTGGAGATGGTTTGTGCTTTCAATTAACGGGTGTGTGCATGGTCTACATCCCTGATACGGTGGGACTTAGCCATGATTCCTGGGAAGTCGCCCGTGAGTCTCTGATGCTGGACAGGAAGCTGGGGGCCGGGTGTTTTGCTGATGTTTGGTGTG GCACATGGAATGGCAACACTAAAGTGGCTGTGAAGACCCTCAAGCCGGGAACCATGTCTCCAGAGTCCTTCCTGGAGGAAGCGCAGATCATGAAGAAACTACGACATGATAAACTAGTGCAGCTCTATGCTGTTGTTTCTGAGGAGCCCATCTACATTGTCACTGAGTATATGGGGAAAG GAAGCCTTCTTGATTTCCTGAAGGATGGGGAGGGACGGGCACTCAAGCTGCCCAACCTCGTCGATATGGCGGCCCAG GTGGCTGCAGGCATGGCCTACATTGAGCGGATGAACTACATTCACAGAGATTTGCGCTCCGCTAACATTCTGGTTGGTGATAACCTGGTGTGTAAGATCGCTGACTTTGGCCTGGCCAGACTCATTGAAGACAATGAGTACACTGCCCGACAAG GGGCAAAATTCCCTATTAAGTGGACGGCTCCAGAAGCAGCTCTTTATGGGAAGTTCACCATTAAATCCGATGTTTGGTCTTTTGGAATCTTGCTTACGGAGCTGGTCACTAAAGGCAGAGTTCCATATCCAG GGATGAATAACAGAGAGGTACTGGAACAAGTGGAGCGTGGCTACCGGATGCCGAGTCCCCAGGACTGCCCGAGCTCTCTACACGAGCTGATGGTTCAGTGCTGGAAGAAGGAAGCTGAAGAGCGGCCCACTTTCGAGTACCTGCAGGCCTTCCTTGAGGATTACTTCACTGCAACCGAACCTCAATATCAGCCCGGAGACAACCTCTAA
- the LOC109050311 gene encoding tyrosine-protein kinase fynb isoform X4 — MGCVQCKDKEAAKLTEDRDTSLSQSGVGYQYGVEPTPQYCPSFSGVSGVTGVTAIPNYNNFHGAGITQGVTVFGGVNTSTQQGTLRTRGGTGVTLFVALYDYEARTEDDLSFRKGEKFQIINSTEGDWWDARSLTTGGTGYIPSNYVAPVDSIQAEDWYFGKLGRKDAERQLLSTGNPRGTYLIRESETTKGAFSLSIRDWDDVKGDHVKHYKIRKLDSGGYYITTRAQFETLQQLVQHYTGTWNGNTKVAVKTLKPGTMSPESFLEEAQIMKKLRHDKLVQLYAVVSEEPIYIVTEYMGKGSLLDFLKDGEGRALKLPNLVDMAAQVAAGMAYIERMNYIHRDLRSANILVGDNLVCKIADFGLARLIEDNEYTARQGAKFPIKWTAPEAALYGKFTIKSDVWSFGILLTELVTKGRVPYPGMNNREVLEQVERGYRMPSPQDCPSSLHELMVQCWKKEAEERPTFEYLQAFLEDYFTATEPQYQPGDNL; from the exons ATGGGCTGTGTGCAATGTAAGGACAAAGAGGCTGCTAAGTTAACCGAGGACCGGGACACCAGCTTGTCTCAGAGCGGAGTAGGTTATCAATATGGTGTCGAACCCACACCACAGTATTGTCCCAGCTTCAGTGGGGTCAGCGGGGTCACTGGGGTCACCGCTATCCCCAACTACAACAACTTCCATGGTGCTGGGATCACGCAGGGCGTGACAGTCTTCGGAGGGGTCAACACATCAACACAGCAAGGAACGCTTCGCACACGAGGAGGCACAG gcgTGACACTGTTTGTTGCTCTCTATGATTATGAGGCACGTACAGAAGATGATCTCAGTTTCAGGAAGGGAGAGAAGTTTCAAATCATCAACAGCAC TGAGGGTGATTGGTGGGACGCCCGATCTCTCACTACAGGAGGAACGGGCTACATTCCCAGCAATTATGTGGCCCCAGTGGACTCAATCCAGGCTGAGGA ctGGTATTTTGGAAAGTTGGGCCGTAAGGATGCAGAAAGGCAGCTTCTTTCCACAGGGAACCCGCGTGGCACCTACCTGATCCGTGAGAGTGAAACCACTAAAG GTGCCTTTTCTTTGTCTATCCGTGACTGGGATGATGTGAAGGGGGACCAcgtaaaacattataaaatccgTAAACTGGACAGTGGAGGATATTACATCACCACTAGAGCTCAGTTTGAGACCCTTCAACAGCTGGTCCAGCATTACACGG GCACATGGAATGGCAACACTAAAGTGGCTGTGAAGACCCTCAAGCCGGGAACCATGTCTCCAGAGTCCTTCCTGGAGGAAGCGCAGATCATGAAGAAACTACGACATGATAAACTAGTGCAGCTCTATGCTGTTGTTTCTGAGGAGCCCATCTACATTGTCACTGAGTATATGGGGAAAG GAAGCCTTCTTGATTTCCTGAAGGATGGGGAGGGACGGGCACTCAAGCTGCCCAACCTCGTCGATATGGCGGCCCAG GTGGCTGCAGGCATGGCCTACATTGAGCGGATGAACTACATTCACAGAGATTTGCGCTCCGCTAACATTCTGGTTGGTGATAACCTGGTGTGTAAGATCGCTGACTTTGGCCTGGCCAGACTCATTGAAGACAATGAGTACACTGCCCGACAAG GGGCAAAATTCCCTATTAAGTGGACGGCTCCAGAAGCAGCTCTTTATGGGAAGTTCACCATTAAATCCGATGTTTGGTCTTTTGGAATCTTGCTTACGGAGCTGGTCACTAAAGGCAGAGTTCCATATCCAG GGATGAATAACAGAGAGGTACTGGAACAAGTGGAGCGTGGCTACCGGATGCCGAGTCCCCAGGACTGCCCGAGCTCTCTACACGAGCTGATGGTTCAGTGCTGGAAGAAGGAAGCTGAAGAGCGGCCCACTTTCGAGTACCTGCAGGCCTTCCTTGAGGATTACTTCACTGCAACCGAACCTCAATATCAGCCCGGAGACAACCTCTAA